The genomic DNA GCGCAGGCGCAGGAGGGCCTCGAGCACCTGGATCTTCGAGCGCTTGATCCCCATCTTGCGGATGCGCTGGTCGAGGAGCGCCCGGTAGTGATCGCGCAGCTCGTTGTAGAGCCGGCGCTGTTTGCCGGCGAGGTCGCAGAACAGGGTCTGCTCGGTCTTCGCCGGCAGGTCTTTCAGCACCTGATCCTTGGTGCGCCTGAGAATGAACGGCCGCAGAGCTCGCGCGACCGCCGACAGCGAATCGTGGTCCAGGGACTTCGCGCCGCTCCACTTCTTGAGCCGCGGCAAGCGGCCCAGCATGCCGGGGTTGAGGAACTCGAAAATCGACCACAGCTCACCCAGGTGGTTCTCCACCGGCGTGCCGGTGAGCGCCAGGCGGTGCCGCGCCCGCAACAGCCGGCAGGCCTTGGCCGTCTGCGAGGACGCGTTCTTGATCGCCTGGGCCTCGTCGAGCACCGCATAGTCGAAGACCACGTCCCCCAGCTCGGCGACGTCGCGGCGCAAGGTGGCGTAGGTGGTGACGATCAGGTGCCGGCGGCCTGAGGTCTCGAGCAGAGCCTTGCGTTTCGGGCCGTGATAGATCAGGACTTCGAGCCGGGGAGCGAAACGGGCGGCCTCTTCGGCCCAGTTGTGGAGCACGCCCTCTGTGCCAATATGAGTGAGACACCCGAGCCCGTTGAAATTAGTGAAGGGCGGAGAAGAGGAAAACGACCGATGAGGCCCTACTTGACGAGACTTCTGGAGACCGTCCTCGACTTGCTCAATCCGCTACGTTCGCCGCGCTTGGCGGTGCTGGACGTGGCCTTGGAGCTTCAGCGTCTGGACTACCGGCTCTTCGAGATCCTGGACTCGATGAGACTGCCGTTGGATGTCGGCAAGATGCGCGAGGAGCGTGTTCCGCGGTCGGTGCTGGCGGAGATCTACGGCATCGTGGAGATGGTGAAGCATGACTATCTCCACGACGCCATCGGCAGCCTGTTGAAGGTCTGTGAGACCACTGAGGAGGAGTTGCGCGAAGAGTTCTTCGAGCGGCATGACATGGGAGGTCGGACATG from bacterium includes the following:
- a CDS encoding DEAD/DEAH box helicase; translation: MEQVEDGLQKSRQVGPHRSFSSSPPFTNFNGLGCLTHIGTEGVLHNWAEEAARFAPRLEVLIYHGPKRKALLETSGRRHLIVTTYATLRRDVAELGDVVFDYAVLDEAQAIKNASSQTAKACRLLRARHRLALTGTPVENHLGELWSIFEFLNPGMLGRLPRLKKWSGAKSLDHDSLSAVARALRPFILRRTKDQVLKDLPAKTEQTLFCDLAGKQRRLYNELRDHYRALLDQRIRKMGIKRSKIQVLEALLRLRQAACHPGLLDKKRDQETSAKLDVLLAQLEEVLDEGHKALVFSQFVSLLTILRGFLDRRKITYEYLDGRTRRRRERIERFQTDADCRLFLISLKAGGLGLNLTAADYVFILDPWWNPAVEAQAVDRAHRIGQTRPVFA